The sequence GCCAGACAGCTGAAAGTGTTCAGGGCAAAAGTCGCGTTAGATTTTTATTCCCCACGGGGCCTTAAACCCTATAAGAGTCTCGAGAATGAGTTTACTGCATCATTCGCTGGACAATGGGCACGCTCTGAAGATTATCCATATAACTTTTACGCAATCGTCACCACCGGTCCCCTGTACTACCAGGAGCTTTGGCAAGCATCACTATCTCAATTCATCTACCAATCTACAAAACACTGTAAAAATCAACACAGTGTGTACAATACTCTAGTGATCAATGAAGATTCTAAAACATTAAATCAAAAGCTTAAAATATTAGTCGGTGACCCTGTCGATGCACTATCTCTCATTAAAAGGATACAAGATGGCTTTTCTTACCAAGAAATATCTTCTCAAGATCAGTACACTTTCACTTGCCCTATTTAGTCTGGCTGCTGCGAGTTCAGTAACTGATGTAAACCAGACTCAAAACGATGCAGTGTATCAAGGCATAAAGAACAACCTCGAACAGCACCTTTATCAGCTGCCCCCTCGCGTACAGGGCCATTATGGGATCCGTCTTTACCGCATGACGGGTGATGAAAAATATGCCAATGCAGCGCTTGTCGACCTCTATGCTGTCACCGAATCCCAAGCCTTCTATGCCTGTTCTCTCGATAAACCTGGCTTTATCACATCTGAGGCCGAAAAAGCCATTTCAGTGCTAGGAAAAGGTCCTAGAGCTAAAGCTAGAAAGAAAGCATTAGAGCCCTTCCCGGAGTTTCTGTTTTACACCGATGTATTACTCAGATTCTCGAGTCGTATCGATGAGTTTGGCTTAACGGGCCCATGTAATGACAAATTAATTTCGGCGCTGAAGAAAGCTGACTTAAAGACAGGGCTAACCGACCAAGCCATGATTAAGTCCTGGGCAGCGCAGTTAATCAATTACGCCTATTGGGCTAAACAGCTCGAGGTTGGAGACTATGTCAATGAGTATAAACAGGCCTTCATTGCCGTGTACCCAAACAACAAGGATAGCGAGCTCAATAAGAAGCAGTACCGTAACAAGCTATATGGTCTCACCCACTTCATCTTTGCGGCGAGTGAATACTATCAGCATGATGTAGATCCTAAAGAGTTTGCCTGGATTTTGGACTACTTTGAAGACAATATCGATCGTATATTAGAAGATGCCACCGACGACATCATTGCCGAAGTGGGAATAAGTTTCCACCTGGCAGGATTATCTAACAACCCTGTGGTAGCTAAAACTCAGGCCCATATTGTGGATGCCTTCGATAAAGACGTGCAGTTTATTCGTTCACCTATGGGAAATCCTGACTTAGCACTGGGTGAGCACAGGAATGTCTTGGCTATGATGTTACTCAATTGGCCACAAAAACTGCATAAGGGACCTTATTTCACCGAACTCAAGGCCACCAAGAAGTACATGCCCAAACAGGTATCGGTTAAAAAGTAATGACAATGGCCTGATATTCAGGCCATTTTTAATTCAAACATTCATATCAGACCTTAACTCGGATTAAACATGGATAGAGCTAAATCAACCTTAGAACAATGGCGAATACTACAAGCCGTCGTCGATTTCGGTGGCTATGCTCAGGCTGCTGCGGCCCTAAGTAAAAGTCAATCGTCTCTTAACCATGCCGTTGCTAAACTTCAATCTCAATTAGGGATCCAACTACTTGAAGTCAGAGGACGAAAAGCCTATTTGACCGAGCAAGGTGATGTCTTGCTGAGACGTTCTAGGCACATCACCCAGTCTGTGGCTGAACTTGAGCTGCTCGCCAATAATTTAGAAAACGGATGGGAACCTAAACTGACGATAGCGAGAGAGATTGTCTACCCCATGGATATGTTAGTCGATGCTCTGGCGACTTTTCAGCCACAGAGTCGAGGCACTCGCATCACCATCATAGATTCAGTGATCAGCGGGACACATGATCTAATAAAAGATCAAGCCGTCGATATCGCCATATGTGGCGGTGTTCCGCCCAAGGGCTATATCTCAGAGCCACTGTGTGAACTAGACTTTCTGCTGGTTTGTCATCCTGAACATGCATTAGCCCAGAATCCAAATATTCAAGATGATCAAACCTTGGCCCAGCACCTGCAAATAGTGATAAAAGATACGGGACAATCGACCCATATCGATATTGGCTGGTTAAAAGCGGAGCAGAGATGGACCGTATCCAACTTTCATGAAGCATTAGCCATTTTAAACAGAAACCTAGGTTTTTGCTGGATACCAAGACACTTGGTCGAACCCTTACTCTCCCAAGGACGTCTGTGCCAGTTAAATTTAAAGGGCAATAGCCATAGAAGAGTCATGATGAGTCTGGTTATTCCAAACCGAGATGTTCAAGGGCCGGCTTCAGAGCTGTTAGAGAAGATCATAATCAGCAAGCATCAAGAAACTCATGAGATAGACGAATCAGCACGTTAATGCTTTGATTGATATTAGTGTTTGAAACTGATTTATCCTTATTTATACTGATTGGTAAAAGGAGTCAGCCTTAGCATCTTGTGTAAAAGCATTGGTGGCGTAATGTTTCGCGACACGTTCAGCTCCAAAAGATAGGGTGCCAGTCGACAGCTCAACGGGGGGCGACTCTGAACTAGCTTCAGAACTCGGATCGGCACTTGAAGGTATCTGCTCGTTAATCCGCTCAATCAAAGGTGACAGAGTAAAAACATCGTCAAGAGATGAGGGAGAGTCGACCAAGGACGATGAAATAACACCATTTTCATCGATCTCACCAAAAACTTGCGGTTTATGTGGCTCAGGAATGACCTGTCCTCTAATCGCACTCTCGGCACTAATTAATGGCTTCATCTCATCTAGATTTAATGGTTTCTCCTGACGCACATCGATGAGCTGAGCCTTAGCATCATTGAGTTTTTTCAGTGCCTCGGATGCCACACGAATATCGGCCATCGAAGGATTAGTGGGTGCCATTGCTGCCGCATAGACCTTTTTCATCTTGTTAACCGTCGCAAGGGGATCCCCCACTACCACGGCAATGTCTATCTGTACTTCGCCGTCAACCGCATAACGGCGGCCATCGCTACCCTTTTCATAGCTAAATTGTGGACTTTGCGCCAAATTCCCACCGACTGTAGAGTGCGCCTGTTCATGGGCTTTCACTTCTGCATCACGACTCGACAGCTCCTGAAGTAATTGCTGCTCAAGTAATACAATTGCTTCCCTTTTCGCCTCTTCGTTTTTAGTATCGGGCTCATCAGTGTTAGCAACTTGTTCAGCACCTGCAAAAGGTCTAAAAATAGCTTCTTTCTCGTCTTCACCTACTCCATCAGACGGGAAAGCACCGGTATTTCGTCGTTCCTGGTTAACTTCCTGCCCTTGACCTTTATTGGCTTGTGAATGATCGAATGGACTGATATTCGATTGAGGTTCACTCATAGCATTATGTGAGCTAAATCTGGGGAATGCCTCAGTCCCATGACCCGTGCCCTTTACTAACCCTGCCACAGACAATGGGCCTAAATTAAGACTAAAGCTTACCTGAGACGAGTTTGAGCCTGATAAATTGCCACTAAGGTTACTATCACTTGAATTAGATATAGATGTCGAATTTACGCCAAAATTAATCTCAGAGACTAAATCTGATGGCCCACGGCTTAAATCTACGATATTTGATGAATGGAGACGCACCGTTTTATCTAAGCCTAAAGTTGAATCAGTAGACTTAAGGTGCGCAGGACTGTTTATGGTGGGAATGGGCGTAGCAACTTGGGCACTTAACTTAGTGCTAGTCACTGAACTTGTCTCAGCTGAATTCGCCGATAGGGATATCGGCGAGACTCTCGCGCCAACTGGTATATCAGGTGAAGCGCTCACCCCTAACATGACAACTATACCTCTAGGTTAATAATAGTACCTAAGGTCTCTGATGATGCCTCTATCACTTCGACGGCAGCTTCACCTTGCTGCTCAGCCTCTACCGCAGAGACAAGGGCTTGTGTTTGATCCACTTCTTCAACAGGCCTTGCTTCATCGGTTTCGAGATTAGCATTCGCAGGTTTAGCAACATCGATAGTCGCTTGAGTCAGTCCAGACTGTGCGCTTTGTAAGCCAGCCAGTCCCGATGCATAACTTGAAGGAATTTCCATACCTTTAGCTCCAATATTTACTTGGTGTTAGTTCAATTATTAATCAGCACCAGATAAAAGTACAGCGAAACGATAGGCCTTGAAGTTATATAAACCCAAGTTATACACGATTAACCGTGTCGAAGCGTTATCTATCCCGCCACCCAGGCTGATTCCCAATCTTTCCACACAGGATTTAATCCCCTTCGCTTCATCGCATGACTGACCTGAGCTGGTGTTCTCTCATCACTGATCTCAAACTGATCTAGCTGAGTATCCGGATTAACATAACCTCCTGGTTGAGTCGAGCTGCCCGCGCTTAAGTGGGTTATACCCAGTGGAAACAGGTTATCTCTGAGTTGTGGCGCCTCTCGGGTGGATAAACTAATATCCAACTGCTGATTAAATAATCTAAATGCACAGATGAGTTGTACCAAGCCTTTATCTGTCAACTCAGCTTTAGGGGCTATCCCACCAGTACAGGGCCTCAACCTTGGTAATGATACACTGTAACGGCTACGCCAGTACTTAGACTCGAGATAAGCAAGATGATGGCCTAACAAAAGTGCATCCAAGCGCCAATCATCCAGGCCTAACAGTACCCCTAGCCCGATTTTGTCAACCCCGGCTTTGGCAACACGTTCGGGCGTATCTAAGCGATAGGCAAAATCTTTTTTCTTCCCTCTAATATGATGCTCAGCATAAGTCTGGGGGTTATAGGTCTCTTGATAGATCATGACGGCATCAAGACCTAAACCCACCAGTTCGCTGTATTCATCCTCGGCCAATGGCTGAACTTCCATGGCTAAGTAACTGAACTGATGCTTTACCTGAGGTAAAACCTGTTTGAAGTAGTCGATACCGACTTTTGTTTCATGTTCTCCGGATACGAGCAAGATGGAGTCATAACCCAGTTTTTTAATCACCGCCATCTCAGCATCGAGTTCCGGACCAGTTAATGTCTTGCGTTTCAGCTTATTACTCATACTAAAACCACAATAATCACACTCATTGGCACATAAATTCGACAAGTATAGGGGTAAAAACATACCTATATTGGCCCCGAATCTCTGTCTTGTCAGACGAACTGACTGCTGAGCCATCTGCTCGATATAAGGTTCTGCGGCCGGTGATAGCAAAGCTAAAAGGCTATTGAGATCCCCTTCGGGCGAATTGAGCGCACGCTCAACATCACCACTCGTAGCCGAATAGAGTGCCAATTTTAATTTATCCCGGGAGATCCCCTGAAGATAAGTTAGGAAACTCATGGGCATATTCCGATAGATTCACATTTAATCATTAAGAAATCCTGTCAATGGACTGGTTTCACTCGCCACCGAGTTCACCTGACCTAAGCCAGCAAGATAAGCCTCTCTTCCAGTCTGTACCGCAGAGGCGAAACAGCGGCCCATGGCGACCGGATCTCGGCTACTGGCGATGGCAGTATTGACCAGTACAGCATCGGCGCCGAGCTCCATTGCACGTGTTGCCTGAGAAGGCGCACCAATGCCGGCATCCACAATCACAGGTACCCTAGCTTGTTCGATGATCATTTTAAGAAAAGTTTCTGTTACTAAGCCTTGATTGGATCCGATAGGGCTGCCTAATGGCATCACGGCGGCGCAGCCAACTTCTTCGAGTCGACGGCACAGTACCGGATCGGCATGGACATAGGGCAAAACGATGAAACCTTTATCACAAAGGATCTTAGCCGCTGCTAAGGTTTCGATAGGATCTGGCATCAGATACTTAGGATCGGGGTGGATCTCAAGTTTTATCCAGCTCGTATCCAAGATTTCTCTGGCAAGTTCTGCCGCGAAGATCGCTTCCTTGGCATTTCTGGCCCCGGAGGTATTAGGCAAGAGTTTAACTCCACTGCTTAATAAGGGTTGTAAAATATCATCGCTGCCCGATTTTAGATCGAGTCGCTTCATCGCCATGGTTACCAGTTCTGAACCCGAGCACTCGATCGCTTCTAACATGGTTCTTGGTGTCGAAAACTTTCCAGTACCGGTAAGCAGTCTGGACGAAAATTGATGATCGGCAATCTTTAACATCTTAGCCTCCCGCCACTAGGGCAAATACTTCAAATTTATCGCCATGGCGACACAAGGTCCCTTCCCAGCGTGACTTAGGCAATACTTGTCCGTTACATACGACTGCAACAGAATTAGCGGCAATATTTTGCTGCAGGAGTAAAGATTGTATGCTCAAATCATTCGTCAATACGGTCAGCTCATCGTTGAGCATGACCTTGATTGACGCTTCACTGATATTATTCTCGGGGATTTTGTGACTCATTTATGCCTCTCCTTCACAGTACAAGCTTGGATTGGATGTCCGGGATTGAGCCTTGATTTTATTTTTGATCGGTTCCACTCGTCCACCACATATATGACATTCAAGATCTCGATTCAAATTAGCCTCACGCCATTGCATAGCAAGGCCATCGAACCAGAGTAATTTCCCATGTGGCACAGAGATCCCCAAGAGTAAATTCATCCCAAGTAAAGCCTGCATGGACGCCATCACTCCAACCATAGGGCCTAAAACTCCAACACTCTGACAGGTTTCACTGACGAGAGAATCTTCAGGAAACAGGCATGCATAGCAGCCAGACTCTGGCGATGACTCCATGTCTACGATGAAAATCTGACCATTAAAATTGGCCACCGAAGCCGTGATTAACGGCGCTTTGACTCGAAGGCTGGTTAAATTAATCAATTGACGAGTGCTGAAATCATCGGTGCAGTCGAACACAAGATCCATGTGTGCCAGTAACTCCACACCATTATGTTCGACTAATTTATCGGTCACCGCTTTCACGTTACTACCAGCATACGCATTTAAGAGCTTATGAGCCGCAGTCACTGATTTATACTCGCCGATATCCTGATCACTAAAAAGCAGCTGCCTTGGCAAGTTTGATAACTCAATGATGTCATGATCTATCAGTGTCAAGTTACCCACCCCCGCAGCCGCCAGATACTGTGCGACCAGATGCCCTAGACCACCAACCCCCACAATGGCGACATGAGCCTGTAACAAATTAATCTGACCCGCTTCACCGACATCCGGCAATAAAATTTGCCTAGAGTAGCGCAAAAAATCAGTATTACTGAGAGACATCAGCTTGCTCCCAGGCAGAGGATAAGGCTTGATAGGCGACGCCTGGCTGTTCTGACTCGGTCACGGCTCTTACCACTGCAACATCATCTACCCCAGTGAGCTTAACGGTCTCAATACGGCTGGCGTCTATGCCACCAATTGCTACCAAGGGATAATGTCCCTTAAACAAATTCACATAGTGTTGCAGTTTCATCAGACCTTGGGGCGCTGAGGGCATCACCTTAGTGGTCGTGGGGAAAATATGCCCCAGCGCGATGTAGGAAGGCATTATTTGTGATGCGAGCAAGAGCTCGAAGTAGCTATGGCTCGAAATACCAAGGGCAAGATTTGCGTCAGCGATACGGTTAAGATCGGCATCATAGAGATCTTCCTGCCCTAAGTGCACACCATAAGCGTTATATTTGAGCGCCAACTCCCAATAATCATTGATAAATACCTTCGCCTGATAATCCCGGCCTAAAGTGATAGCTTGCGCTATTTTATCTTCAAGATGAGGCTCCCCTGCATCCTTTATCCTAAGTTGAATCGTTTTAGCCCCAGCTCTGAGTAAGGTTTCTAGCTGTGACAATTGAGACACCACAGGATAGAGTCCCAACCGCTCATCTATTGCCTTAAACTTGATCCCAGATGGAAGTGAAGGCCCATCGTCTAAGCTAGAAATAATCGGAAAATCATTCAAATCATTAGGCCATCCAGTACGTGATAGGGGACCAGGGCCCTCACCTACAGGGTAACTGTGCTTTATTCCGGCAGTCACATAGGCTTTAGCGACGGCTATAGCATCATGAAGCACAAAACCTGAGGCCATTACGCTGGCAATAGCAGAGCTTAGCGTACAGCCAGTGCCATGGTTATTGTTCGATGGGATACGTTGACTCGATAGCAAGAAACTACGGTGTTGATGCATTTCAGAGCAAGCGGTAACGCGGGTGCAAACAAAAATATCTTGAGCTGCGTTAGCGCGCCAGGCAGGCCCTTTATCCCCTCCTTTAGCCAATACATTAGTCTCGAGCAATTGGGACAAGTCTTTGGCCGCGAGATGATACTGGGACATGTCATCTAAGGTTCGCCCCACCAGCTCTCCGAGCTCAAAGGCATTTGGGGTGATCAAGGTGAGCAAGCCTGTAAAGGGAGTAAAGTCGAGCCGACTTTCATCTCCATCGAATCGGTCACCGCAACTGGCTATCATAACGGGATCTAAGATAACCGCGACCTCAGTACCATTGCGCTTCATGTGGTCATGAAGATCCAAGGCAAGCCAGCGACTCAAGAGATCTATTTGATGCTGATTTGCCAGCAGACCTATCTTTATCGCTTTGGGTGGCAAGTCTTGCAGCAAGGTATCGAGTTGAGCCAGCAGCATCTCATCTGAGACAGGCTCAACCAAATTAACCGCTACTGAACTTTGGGCCGTTAATGTCGTGATCACAGTGCAAGCATGACAAGCGAGATCGTTCATGGTAGCGAGATCCGCCTGAATACCTGCACCGCCGCCACTGTCAGAGCCTGCTATTGACCAAACAACAGGCTTTAAAGCCGACAAGGTCAGCTCTAAATTTGCCATTAGATTATCCCTCAACCTCATCGAGTACAGGTTTAGCTGCACCGGCTTCATGATATAGGGCTGCGCCCTTAGCCTTAAACTCAGCAGACATAATGGCCATCCCCTTCTCTCTACCCATATCAGAACTTAAATCGGCAGTACTTCTCGCCTTAAACTCATCATTGGTTTGTATTTCAAGTTTCTGAGCCGCAGCATATTCACGCACCTCTTGGCTGATCTTCATCGAACAGAATTTAGGTCCACACATGGAGCAGAAATGCGCCACCTTAGCCGATTCCTGAGGCAAAGATTCATCGTGATAGGCTTTTGCGGTTTGTGGATCCAATCCCAGGTTATATTGATCTTCCCAACGGAACTCGAAACGCGCCTTAGATAAAGCATTGTCGCGAATTTGCGCCGTCGGGTGCCCTTTAGCCACATCACCAGCATGAGCCGCAATTTTATAGGCAATTAATCCCTGCTTCACATCTTCCTTGTTCGGCAATCCAAGGTGCTCTTTAGGCGTCACATAACAGAGCATAGAGCAACCAAACCAAGCGATCATCGCCGCCCCAATGCCTGAGGTAAAGTGATCATATCCAGGTGCGATATCTGTCGTTTGTGGGCCTAAAGTATAGAAAGGCGCTTCATCACACACTGCTAACTGTTTATCCATATTCTCTTTAATAAGGTTCATAGGGATGTGGCCAGGACCTTCTATGATCGTCTGCACATCATATTGCCAGGCGATCTTAACCAGTTCGCCTAAGGTCTCGAGCTCGGCAAACTGCGCCTCATCGTTCGCATCAGCGATGGAACCCGGACGCATGCCGTCACCGAGAGATAACGACACATCATAGGCGGCGCAAAGCTTACAAATATCTCTGAAGTGCTCGTAGAGGAAATTTTCCTGATGATGGGACAAACACCATTTTGCCATGATGGAGCCACCGCGTGAGACGATCCCCGTCAGGCGATTTGCCGTCATAGGCACATAGCGCAGTAATACGCCGGCATGAATAGTGAAATAATCGACCCCCTGCTCAGCCTGCTCAATCAAGGTATCCTTAAACACATCCCAGGTCAGATCTTCGGCGACACCGTTCACTTTCTCTAAGGCCTGATAGATTGGCACAGTCCCGATAGGCACCGGAGAGTTGCGAATGATCCACTCGCGGGTCTCATGGATATAACGTCCGGTAGACAGATCCATCACAGTATCCGCGCCCCAACGGGTAGACCAGACCAGCTTCTCGACTTCCTCTTCAATAGATGAGGTCACCGCC is a genomic window of Shewanella psychrophila containing:
- a CDS encoding DUF3541 domain-containing protein, with translation MAFLTKKYLLKISTLSLALFSLAAASSVTDVNQTQNDAVYQGIKNNLEQHLYQLPPRVQGHYGIRLYRMTGDEKYANAALVDLYAVTESQAFYACSLDKPGFITSEAEKAISVLGKGPRAKARKKALEPFPEFLFYTDVLLRFSSRIDEFGLTGPCNDKLISALKKADLKTGLTDQAMIKSWAAQLINYAYWAKQLEVGDYVNEYKQAFIAVYPNNKDSELNKKQYRNKLYGLTHFIFAASEYYQHDVDPKEFAWILDYFEDNIDRILEDATDDIIAEVGISFHLAGLSNNPVVAKTQAHIVDAFDKDVQFIRSPMGNPDLALGEHRNVLAMMLLNWPQKLHKGPYFTELKATKKYMPKQVSVKK
- a CDS encoding LysR family transcriptional regulator: MDRAKSTLEQWRILQAVVDFGGYAQAAAALSKSQSSLNHAVAKLQSQLGIQLLEVRGRKAYLTEQGDVLLRRSRHITQSVAELELLANNLENGWEPKLTIAREIVYPMDMLVDALATFQPQSRGTRITIIDSVISGTHDLIKDQAVDIAICGGVPPKGYISEPLCELDFLLVCHPEHALAQNPNIQDDQTLAQHLQIVIKDTGQSTHIDIGWLKAEQRWTVSNFHEALAILNRNLGFCWIPRHLVEPLLSQGRLCQLNLKGNSHRRVMMSLVIPNRDVQGPASELLEKIIISKHQETHEIDESAR
- a CDS encoding putative metalloprotease CJM1_0395 family protein, with translation MLGVSASPDIPVGARVSPISLSANSAETSSVTSTKLSAQVATPIPTINSPAHLKSTDSTLGLDKTVRLHSSNIVDLSRGPSDLVSEINFGVNSTSISNSSDSNLSGNLSGSNSSQVSFSLNLGPLSVAGLVKGTGHGTEAFPRFSSHNAMSEPQSNISPFDHSQANKGQGQEVNQERRNTGAFPSDGVGEDEKEAIFRPFAGAEQVANTDEPDTKNEEAKREAIVLLEQQLLQELSSRDAEVKAHEQAHSTVGGNLAQSPQFSYEKGSDGRRYAVDGEVQIDIAVVVGDPLATVNKMKKVYAAAMAPTNPSMADIRVASEALKKLNDAKAQLIDVRQEKPLNLDEMKPLISAESAIRGQVIPEPHKPQVFGEIDENGVISSSLVDSPSSLDDVFTLSPLIERINEQIPSSADPSSEASSESPPVELSTGTLSFGAERVAKHYATNAFTQDAKADSFYQSV
- a CDS encoding chemotaxis protein, with translation MEIPSSYASGLAGLQSAQSGLTQATIDVAKPANANLETDEARPVEEVDQTQALVSAVEAEQQGEAAVEVIEASSETLGTIINLEV
- the thiH gene encoding 2-iminoacetate synthase ThiH — encoded protein: MSFLTYLQGISRDKLKLALYSATSGDVERALNSPEGDLNSLLALLSPAAEPYIEQMAQQSVRLTRQRFGANIGMFLPLYLSNLCANECDYCGFSMSNKLKRKTLTGPELDAEMAVIKKLGYDSILLVSGEHETKVGIDYFKQVLPQVKHQFSYLAMEVQPLAEDEYSELVGLGLDAVMIYQETYNPQTYAEHHIRGKKKDFAYRLDTPERVAKAGVDKIGLGVLLGLDDWRLDALLLGHHLAYLESKYWRSRYSVSLPRLRPCTGGIAPKAELTDKGLVQLICAFRLFNQQLDISLSTREAPQLRDNLFPLGITHLSAGSSTQPGGYVNPDTQLDQFEISDERTPAQVSHAMKRRGLNPVWKDWESAWVAG
- a CDS encoding thiazole synthase, whose protein sequence is MLKIADHQFSSRLLTGTGKFSTPRTMLEAIECSGSELVTMAMKRLDLKSGSDDILQPLLSSGVKLLPNTSGARNAKEAIFAAELAREILDTSWIKLEIHPDPKYLMPDPIETLAAAKILCDKGFIVLPYVHADPVLCRRLEEVGCAAVMPLGSPIGSNQGLVTETFLKMIIEQARVPVIVDAGIGAPSQATRAMELGADAVLVNTAIASSRDPVAMGRCFASAVQTGREAYLAGLGQVNSVASETSPLTGFLND
- the thiS gene encoding sulfur carrier protein ThiS; its protein translation is MSHKIPENNISEASIKVMLNDELTVLTNDLSIQSLLLQQNIAANSVAVVCNGQVLPKSRWEGTLCRHGDKFEVFALVAGG
- a CDS encoding HesA/MoeB/ThiF family protein, with translation MSLSNTDFLRYSRQILLPDVGEAGQINLLQAHVAIVGVGGLGHLVAQYLAAAGVGNLTLIDHDIIELSNLPRQLLFSDQDIGEYKSVTAAHKLLNAYAGSNVKAVTDKLVEHNGVELLAHMDLVFDCTDDFSTRQLINLTSLRVKAPLITASVANFNGQIFIVDMESSPESGCYACLFPEDSLVSETCQSVGVLGPMVGVMASMQALLGMNLLLGISVPHGKLLWFDGLAMQWREANLNRDLECHICGGRVEPIKNKIKAQSRTSNPSLYCEGEA
- the thiE gene encoding thiamine phosphate synthase, translating into MANLELTLSALKPVVWSIAGSDSGGGAGIQADLATMNDLACHACTVITTLTAQSSVAVNLVEPVSDEMLLAQLDTLLQDLPPKAIKIGLLANQHQIDLLSRWLALDLHDHMKRNGTEVAVILDPVMIASCGDRFDGDESRLDFTPFTGLLTLITPNAFELGELVGRTLDDMSQYHLAAKDLSQLLETNVLAKGGDKGPAWRANAAQDIFVCTRVTACSEMHQHRSFLLSSQRIPSNNNHGTGCTLSSAIASVMASGFVLHDAIAVAKAYVTAGIKHSYPVGEGPGPLSRTGWPNDLNDFPIISSLDDGPSLPSGIKFKAIDERLGLYPVVSQLSQLETLLRAGAKTIQLRIKDAGEPHLEDKIAQAITLGRDYQAKVFINDYWELALKYNAYGVHLGQEDLYDADLNRIADANLALGISSHSYFELLLASQIMPSYIALGHIFPTTTKVMPSAPQGLMKLQHYVNLFKGHYPLVAIGGIDASRIETVKLTGVDDVAVVRAVTESEQPGVAYQALSSAWEQADVSQ
- the thiC gene encoding phosphomethylpyrimidine synthase ThiC; the encoded protein is MSNRRETRAQAQEFIDTLKPLQHPNSEKVYLTGSREDLRVGMRQILLSDTMVGGTETDPILEPNAPLKVYDCAGPYSDPDANINVRRGLDKFRNNWIVERDDTEQLIGASSGFTQQRLADDGLDHLRFDSLLPPRKAKQGQCVTQLHYARKGIITPEMEYIAIRENMAQSEITDEVLTRKAPGESFGASISEPITPEFVRSEIARGRAIIPLNINHPEAEPMIIGRNFLVKVNANIGNSAVTSSIEEEVEKLVWSTRWGADTVMDLSTGRYIHETREWIIRNSPVPIGTVPIYQALEKVNGVAEDLTWDVFKDTLIEQAEQGVDYFTIHAGVLLRYVPMTANRLTGIVSRGGSIMAKWCLSHHQENFLYEHFRDICKLCAAYDVSLSLGDGMRPGSIADANDEAQFAELETLGELVKIAWQYDVQTIIEGPGHIPMNLIKENMDKQLAVCDEAPFYTLGPQTTDIAPGYDHFTSGIGAAMIAWFGCSMLCYVTPKEHLGLPNKEDVKQGLIAYKIAAHAGDVAKGHPTAQIRDNALSKARFEFRWEDQYNLGLDPQTAKAYHDESLPQESAKVAHFCSMCGPKFCSMKISQEVREYAAAQKLEIQTNDEFKARSTADLSSDMGREKGMAIMSAEFKAKGAALYHEAGAAKPVLDEVEG